A genomic window from Yarrowia lipolytica chromosome 1D, complete sequence includes:
- a CDS encoding uncharacterized protein (Compare to YALI0D05599g, weakly similar to uniprot|Q9P3D1 Neurospora crassa Conserved hypothetical protein) gives MYASSWTSISSTRHHHHTTKMLHILLVFLQLTAISAAYTLRGSLAKDTLPLSAEELANTFVSVEPLDASSSAPYKTYLRKDGHFSLQDLSEGSYQLELHSINLALVPPKSYRIDIVNATELVIHEVFAGHSVSDLGPRASYPLVIGPVARKKLTMEREQFSAFNMLKSPMMLMSLGGLIMVVGVPKLVKHLDPEAVAEFQKIQAEKNKKKGPAQSRDMQKQINNFDMAEFLAGKTTKKQ, from the coding sequence ATGTATGCATCATCATGGACCAGTATCTCCAGCACtcgtcatcaccaccacacaacaaAAATGCTACACATCCTGCTGGTCTTTCTCCAGCTGACGGCCATCTCCGCAGCATACACTCTGCGGGGCTCACTGGCCAAGGATACCCTTCCATTGTCCGCCGAAGAACTGGCCAACACGTTTGTTTCCGTGGAGCCTCTCGATGCCTCGTCTTCCGCTCCCTACAAGACCTATCTGCGTAAGGACGGCCACTTTTCGTTGCAGGATCTGAGCGAGGGCTCGTATCAGCTGGAATTGCACTCCATCAACCTGGCACTGGTGCCCCCTAAGAGCTACCGAATCGACATTGTCAATGCCACCGAGCTCGTGATCCATGAGGTGTTTGCTGGCCACTCAGTGTCTGACCTGGGACCTCGAGCCTCCTACCCGCTGGTGATTGGCCCCGTGGCCCGAAAGAAGCTGACCATGGAGCGGGAGCAATTTTCGGCCTTCAACATGCTCAAGTCGCCCATGATGCTCATGTCTCTGGGAGGCCTAatcatggtggtgggagtGCCCAAGCTGGTCAAGCACCTCGACCCCGAGGCCGTGGCGGAAttccagaagatccaggccgaaaagaacaagaagaagggcccCGCACAGTCCCGAGATATGCAGAAGCAGATCAACAACTTCGACATGGCCGAGTTTCTCGCCGGAAAGACCACCAAGAAACAATAA
- a CDS encoding uncharacterized protein (Converted to coding from non-coding YALI0D05632g, some similarities with uniprot|P54115 Saccharomyces cerevisiae YPL061w ALD6 aldehydedehydrogenase gene relics no start): MPLCCLWVSVCVHMALRLDRATSSRVCTLGCVETCGRGDCCLNTRASAVCRNTIPYTSIKDKSDCWSLIARVLTPGSSKGNGLVEGLVAVDRHSTRDNVLSDMWALLVSVVWVLVNGVELGDSQNGAENLVSHNGHIVVHVGENGGLDEVSLVRAGLGRPFKQEMYLMYPWVLLNWFLSCMDNCRSQREYR; the protein is encoded by the exons ATGCCTCTATGCTGTCTATGGGTCTCAGTATGTGTGCACATGGCACTCCGTCTCGACCGAGCAACCAGTTCgagagtatgtactttgGGGTGCGTTGAAACGTGTGGACGTGG AGACTGTTGTCTGAACACACGTGCTTCTGCCGTTTGTCGAAATACAATACCGTATACATCTATCAAGGACAAGTCCGACTGTTGGTCGTTGATAGCGCGCGTTCTGACTCCTGGATCCTCCAAAGGGAACGGCCTCGTGGAAGGCCTTGTAGCAGTTGACCGACATAGTACCAGAGATAATGTTCTCAGCGACATGTGGGCCTTGTTGGTATCAGTGGTGTGGGTACTTGTCAACGGAGTTGAACTTGGTGATAGTCAGAATGGGGCCGAAAATCTCGTCTCGCACAATGGACATATCGTTGTTCACGTCGGTGAAAACGGTGGGCTGGATGAAGTATCCCTTGTTAGGGCCGGCCTGGGCAGACCCTTCAAACAGGAGATGTACTTAATGTATCCCTGGGTCTTGTTGAACTGGTTCTTGTCCTGCATGGACAATTGTAGGAGTCAGCGTGAGTACCGGTGA
- a CDS encoding uncharacterized protein (Compare to YALI0D05577g, similar to Saccharomyces cerevisiae CUS1 (YMR240C); ancestral locus Anc_8.780, similar to uniprot|Q9UUI3 Schizosaccharomyces pombe Putative human spliceosome associated protein 145 (SAP 145) homologue): MWFLPAVKNGGAIAIFRSPHPISIVALSCVVLSLLHQGCRICTLKIHRQYHDSTTTLQQVQVQVQVLAPFISLKTDMAPRKSKNQLRREKAKAAKLAAKEESVKPTEQAASATTVPSTTTSATTKPASTSWTAFTVEIDENDEKFAEFQRIFEKFDPANVQTEPEEKPTATDSMMYSDDEEYEDDDYVDEKQQTLVRSKKREKIPLAELKASTSKPDLVDWHDADAMEPFLLVHLKSAPNVIPVPSHWTQKREYLSLKRGFAKQPFELPQFIKDTGIMDMRETGAEDESTLKQRARERVQPKMGKMDIDYQKLHDAFFKFQTKPRLYEYGDQYFEGKEFEPDLSKYRPGVLSKELREALNMPPNTPPPWLLQMQRFGPPPSYKDLRIPGVNAPIPSSAQWGFHPGGYGKPPLDENNQPLYGDVFGQNVVKRSTDVDKSLWGQPGEDEESSEDEDDDEEEEVEEEIDDEGQGYVDGDVAEAQERYQEEQKRYRGPTEQAREEAPLDLRKRRHEEVEEDSGEKTLYRVLPTKKKAITQLMDTDFVYDMSGEGAKGDKKEKEKEKGTETSRDDLQSNIDNLFDSVRGK; this comes from the exons ATGTGGTTTTTACCAGCAGTA AAAAATGGGGGCGCAATTGCTATATTTCGTTCTCCCCATCCAATTTCTATAGTCGCTCTTTCGTGTGTAGTTTTGTCCCTCCTGCATCAAGGTTGCAGAATATGCACCCTCAAAATTCACAGGCAATATCATGACAGTACAACCACactacaacaagtacaagtacaagtacaagtactcgcaCCCTTCATCAGTCTGAAAACAGACATGGCTCCTCGAAAAAGTAAAAACCAGCTGCGGCgagagaaggccaaggctgccaagcTTGCGGCCAAGGAAGAATCCGTCAAGCCGACAGAGCAGGCCGCTTCTGCAACGACAGTTCCATCTACAACTACATCCGCAACCACCAAACCAGCATCTACAAGTTGGACAGCGTTTACGGTTgagattgacgagaatgACGAAAAGTTTGCCGAATTCCAGCGCATCTTTGAGAAATTCGACCCCGCCAATGTCCAAACCGAGCcggaggagaagcccacAGCCACCGACAGCATGATGTACTCGGACGACGAAGAGTACGAGGATGACGACTATGTGGacgagaagcagcagacgTTAGTTAGGTcgaagaagagggagaAGATTCCGCTTGCAGAGCTCAAGGCCAGCACGTCCAAGCCCGATCTGGTGGACTGGCACGATGCCGATGCCATGGAGCCGTTCCTGCTGGTGCATCTGAAATCGGCACCCAACGTGATCCCCGTGCCTTCGCATTGGACACAGAAGCGCGAGTACCTGAGCTTGAAGCGTGGTTTCGCCAAACAGCCGTTTGAGCTGCCTCAGTTCATCAAGGACACAGGCATTATGGACATGCGGGAGACTGGAGCCGAGGACGAAAGTACGCTCAAACAGCGGGCAAGAGAACGGGTCCAGCCAAAGATGGGCAAGATGGATATCGACTACCAGAAGCTGCACGATGCATTCTTCAAGTTCCAGACTAAGCCTCGGCTCTACGAGTATGGAGACCAGTACTTTGAGGGCAAGGAGTTTGAGCCTGATCTGAGCAAGTACAGACCTGGAGTGCTTTCCAAGGAGCTTCGAGAGGCTCTCAACATGCCCCCCAATACCCCCCCGCCTTGGTTGTTGCAAATGCAGCGGTTTGGACCCCCTCCTTCATACAAGGATCTGCGCATCCCAGGTGTCAACGCCCCCATTCCTTCTTCGGCACAATGGGGCTTTCATCCGGGAGGATACGGAAAGCCACCACTGGACGAGAACAATCAGCCTCTCTACGGCGATGTTTTTGGACAGAATGTGGTCAAGCGGTCCACCGATGTTGACAAGTCGTTATGGGGTCAgcctggagaagatgaggagtcttctgaagacgaagatgacgacgaagaggaggaagtggaGGAAGAAATCGACGACGAAGGCCAGGGATACGTCGATGGGGATGTTGCAGAGGCTCAAGAGCGTTACCAGGAGGAGCAAAAACGGTATCGGGGACCCACAGAGCAGGCTCGAGAAGAGGCTCCCTTGGATCTTCGAAAACGGCGCCAcgaagaggtggaggaggattcTGGAGAGAAGACTCTATATCGAGTGCTTCCCACCAAGAAAAAGGCAATTACTCAGCTCATGGACACGGATTTTGTTTATGACAtgagtggagaaggagctaAGGGTGataagaaggagaaggagaaggagaaggggaCGGAGACTAGCAGGGACGATCTGCAATCAAACATTGACAACTTGTTTGATAGTGTTCGGGGTAAATAG
- a CDS encoding uncharacterized protein (Compare to YALI0D05665g, similar to uniprot|P40157 Saccharomyces cerevisiae YNL212w VID27, similar to Saccharomyces cerevisiae VID27 (YNL212W); ancestral locus Anc_2.35), with product MNFLRNILGSGSKQELAVIPSGQLFLKRSPHSVKGVSECIYKEAAAIIRKTEVEFQSQLIVQRVYEEGEEAFEGTEEEDQLDDEEWCYLIDEALRISYFMQDGHVVVTWNDLNGDPGDRFEFICDTSIKPEVYDKFSKVAQECMYERKYTASAKGVSEDDLNEFDYPPPVTEVEANESTAVDESVAADFNEVDKRVAHDTEGIFVKEEEEGKKENKAHASVPTAAPETVAAAVAAPASAPVVQDLPQFDALLGENNAELHLFDAGTGAFELQAASTTVRIEEVAKQWEYWLTVTNGTKPVLGMPITSEMNPCFNYEHLSFIFNYFAPTGAGFSWLLKFGSFEELEIFQQVFMQALWQRLHRQKYTTAPETEKDYLSEAFGAMDIDDEGTTGLEDLPEEDEDEDEFEDCPQGPARDFSDDEEYDNDEVFGKNDDLDKNKLLAVGTSNDRSYVVRGNRIGVFKNTADNELEFATTIENISKPDKTSFNPDKMMLHYQDKHIVLQDKSEGNNLYKMDLEYGKVVDEWKVSDDSKNGVVSFAPSAKFAQMTGEQTFLGMANSGLFRIDPRLSGSKLVDSEHKKYATNNQFSALTSTEGGHIAVASQKGEIRLFDRLGINAKTALPALGDPILGVDVSADGRWILATCKTYILLIDATIKDGKYEGETGFKRSFAKDAKPRPKRLQISPEHVAFMLAETGSGLNFTKAHFNQGPNSREQTVVTSSGPYVVTWSLKKLLRGDANPYLIKRYSDQVTAGDFRFGTDKNVIVATEDDVNMVSKKSFRKPTRESLATPGMRRGTLGRSSIVNELY from the coding sequence ATGAATTTTCTGCGCAACATTCTGGGCTCTGGGTCCAAGCAGGAGCTTGCGGTGATCCCGTCAGGCCAGCTGTTTCTCAAACGGTCGCCGCACTCGGTCAAGGGCGTTTCCGAGTGCATCTACAAGGAGGCAGCCGCCATCATCCGAAAGACCGAGGTGGAGTTCCAGAGCCAGCTCATTGTCCAGAGAGTCTACGAGGAGGGCGAGGAGGCATTCGAGGGCACCGAAGAAGAGGACCAGCTTGACGACGAAGAATGGTGCTATCTGATTGACGAGGCCCTTCGAATCAGCTACTTCATGCAGGACGGCCATGTGGTTGTGACATGGAACGATCTCAATGGCGACCCCGGAGACCGGTTCGAATTCATCTGCGACACCAGCATCAAACCCGAGGTGTATGACAAGTTCTCCAAGGTGGCCCAGGAGTGCATGTACGAGCGAAAGTACACTGCAAGTGCAAAGGGAGTCAGCGAAGACGATCTCAACGAGTTTGACTACCCTCCTCCGGTAACAGAGGTCGAGGCCAATGAGTCTACCGCCGTGGACGAGTCCGTGGCTGCTGACTTTAACGAGGTGGACAAACGCGTGGCACACGACACGGAAGGCATCTTCGTtaaggaggaagaggaggggaagaaggagaacaaggCCCACGCTAGCGTGCCTACAGCTGCTCCCGAGACTGTGGCTGCCGCGGTGGCTGCGCCTGCCTCCGCTCCTGTTGTGCAGGACTTGCCCCAGTTCGACGCTCTCCTGGGAGAGAACAATGCTGAGCTGCATCTGTTTGATGCCGGGACCGGTGCGTTTGAACTGCAGGCAGCCTCCACCACCGTGCGAattgaggaggtggccaagcAGTGGGAGTATTGGCTGACTGTGACGAACGGAACCAAACCCGTACTGGGCATGCCCATCACCTCGGAGATGAACCCCTGCTTCAACTACGAGCATCTGTCGTTCATCTTCAACTACTTTGCACCTACCGGAGCGGGTTTCTCGTGGCTGCTCAAGTTTGGCTCGttcgaggagctcgagatCTTCCAGCAGGTGTTCATGCAGGCTCTGTGGCAGAGACTGCATCGTCAAAAGTACACAACCGCTCCCGAGACAGAAAAGGACTACCTTTCCGAAGCCTTTGGAGCTATGGATATTGACGACGAAGGCACCACCGGTCTGGAGGATCTTcctgaggaggacgaggatgaagatgagTTTGAGGACTGCCCCCAGGGCCCCGCACGAGACTTCTCTGATGACGAGGAGTACGACAACGACGAGGTGTTTGGAAAGAACGACGATctcgacaagaacaagctgCTTGCCGTCGGAACTTCCAACGACCGGTCGTATGTTGTACGAGGAAACCGAATTGGAGTGTTCAAAAATACTGCCGACAACGAGCTCGAGTTTGCCACCACTATTGAGAACATTTCCAAGCCCGACAAGACGTCGTTCAACCCCGACAAGATGATGCTGCATTACCAGGACAAGCACATTGTGCTGCAGGACAAGTCTGAGGGCAACAACCTGTACAAGATGGATCTTGAGTACGGTaaggtggtggacgagTGGAAGGTGAGTGATGACTCCAAGAACGGCGTTGTCAGCTTTGCTCCCTCGGCCAAGTTTGCGCAGATGACTGGCGAGCAGACCTTCCTGGGAATGGCCAACTCGGGTCTGTTCCGAATCGATCCCCGTCTCAGTGGATCCAAGCTGGTTGATAGTGAGCACAAGAAGTAtgccaccaacaaccagTTTTCGGCTCTGACTTCCACCGAGGGTGGCCACATTGCTGTGGCCTCGCAGAAGGGAGAAATCCGACTGTTTGACCGACTTGGAATCAATGCCAAGACCGCTCTCCCCGCCCTTGGAGATCCCATTCTGGGCGTCGATGTGTCTGCTGACGGCCGATGGATTCTGGCCACCTGCAAGACTTATATTCTTCTGATCGACGCTACAATCAAGGATGGCAAATACGAGGGCGAGACCGGATTCAAGCGGTCGTttgccaaggacgccaaACCCCGTCCCAAGCGTCTCCAGATTTCCCCCGAGCATGTGGCCTTCATGCTTGCCGAGACTGGTTCTGGCTTGAACTTCACCAAGGCGCATTTCAACCAGGGCCCCAATTCTCGAGAGCAGACGGTTGTGACGTCTTCTGGCCCATACGTGGTTACTTGGTCGCTTaagaagctgctgcgaGGAGACGCCAACCCCTACCTCATCAAGCGGTACTCTGACCAGGTTACTGCTGGAGACTTCCGATTCGGCACTGACAAGAACGTCATTGTTGCCACCGAGGACGATGTCAACATGGTGTCCAAGAAGT
- a CDS encoding uncharacterized protein (Compare to YALI0D05621g, similar to uniprot|Q04895 Saccharomyces cerevisiae YIR028w DAL4 allantoin permease), with product MAHDSELELSDEKVVPSINQEKHSFFQRHLDNHPRMAQYNSQLQRFLKWIEVPTKEGEINTFLNNEDLKPVEVARQTWGWKNFVSFWIADSFNINTWEIAATGIQLGLTWWQVWLCVWIGYFFCGVFVVLSGRIGAIYHVSFPVAGRSTFGIFGSIWPVINRVVMACVWYGVQGWLGGQCIQVCLLAIWPSARHMKNGIPGSGTTTFEFLSYFLFWLFSLPFIYIRPHNLRHLFMVKAAIVPVAGISFLVWTCVKAHGIGPIMKQPATVHGSVMGWAFMTAIMNSLSNFATIIVNAPDFTRFAKEPNAIVLSQLIAVPTAFSLTSFIGIIVSSSATVLYDENIWNPLDVLHKFLEGNKSGSRAGVFFLGFAFAVAQLGTNIAANSLSAGTDMTALLPKYINIRRGGFICAGIALCICPWHLLSSSSNFTTYLSAYATFLSAIAGCSFSDYYLVRKGYIYVGDLYNASKGSTYMYRYGVNWRAFAAYFCGIAINVVGFADAVSDGGVNETARKMYQLNFFLGFLVSAISYYGFNWLSPVVGARETWSEDPNASAMYDEITTDELSQDSQSYDPEEWDRKIANDDPVKTTAIIS from the coding sequence ATGGCCCACGATTCCGAGCTCGAGCTGTCAGACGAAAAAGTCGTGCCTTCTATCAACCAAGAAAAGCACTCCTTTTTCCAACGGCATCTCGACAACCACCCCCGAATGGCCCAATACAACTCGCAACTGCAGCGGTTCCTCAAGTGGATCGAGGTCCCGACCAAGGAAGGAGAGATCAACACATTTCTCAACAACGAGGATCTGAAACCGGTCGAGGTCGCCCGCCAGACCTGGGGATGGAAGAACTTCGTGTCCTTCTGGATCGCAGACTCcttcaacatcaacaccTGGGAAATTGCCGCCACAGGCATCCAGCTGGGACTCACCTGGTGGCAGGTCTGGCTGTGCGTGTGGATCGGCTACTTCTTCTGCGGAGTCTTTGTGGTCCTGTCTGGACGAATCGGAGCAATCTACCACGTGTCGTTTCCCGTGGCCGGCCGGTCGACATTTGGAATCTTTGGCTCCATCTGGCCCGTTATCAACCGAGTGGTCATGGCCTGCGTGTGGTACGGAGTCCAGGGCTGGCTGGGAGGCCAGTGTATCCAGGTGTGTCTTCTGGCAATCTGGCCTAGTGCTCGACACATGAAAAACGGAATCCCCGGAAGTGGAACCACCACCTTTGAGTTCCTCTCCTACTTTCtgttctggctcttctccCTGCCCTTCATCTACATCAGACCCCACAACCTGCGGCACCTTTTCATGGTCAAGGCCGCCATCGTGCCTGTCGCAGGCATCTCATTCCTGGTCTGGACCTGTGTCAAGGCCCACGGAATCGGTCCCATCATGAAACAGCCCGCCACCGTTCACGGCTCGGTCATGGGCTGGGCCTTTATGACCGCCATCATGAACTCGCTGTCCAACTTTGCTACCATCATTGTCAACGCCCCGGACTTCACCCGTTTCGCCAAAGAACCTAACGCCATTGTGCTGTCGCAGCTCATTGCCGTGCCCACTGCATTCTCACTGACATCATTCATCGGTATCATTGTGTCATCTTCGGCCACCGTTCTCTACGACGAAAACATCTGGAACCCCCTGGACGTTCTGCACAAGTTCCTGGAAGGAAACAAGTCCGGCAGCCGAGCCGgcgtcttcttcctgggCTTTGCCTTTGCCGTGGCGCAGTTGGGAACCAACATTGCCGCCAACTCGCTGTCGGCAGGCACAGACATGACCGCGCTGCTGCCCAAGTACATCAATATTCGACGAGGAGGTTTCATCTGCGCAGGCATTGCTCTCTGCATCTGTCCCTGGCACCTgctctcttcctcctcaaacttCACCACCTACCTGTCTGCATACGCCACTTTCCTGTCGGCCATTGCAGGCTGCTCTTTCAGTGACTACTACCTTGTACGAAAGGGCTACATCTACGTCGGCGACCTCTACAACGCCTCTAAGGGCTCCACCTACATGTACCGGTACGGAGTCAACTGGCGGGCATTTGCAGCCTACTTTTGCGGTATCGCAATCAACGTGGTGGGCTTTGCCGACGCTGTGTCCGACGGAGGAGTCAACGAAACCGCCCGAAAGATGTACCAACTCAACTTCTTCCTGGGCTTCCTGGTGTCGGCCATTTCATACTACGGCTTCAACTGGCTATCTCCAGTGGTAGGCGCTCGAGAGACATGGAGCGAGGACCCCAACGCCTCGGCCATGTACGACGAGATCACCACCGACGAGCTTTCTCAAGACTCGCAGTCGTACGACCCCGAGGAATGGGACAGAAAAATTGCCAACGACGACCCTGTCAAGACAACCGCCATTATCTCCTAA